In Bacillus marinisedimentorum, the sequence CATTAGTGGTGCTCTTAAATTGCTTTTTCGCTTATTCTCCACGTCTTAAGCTCTTACCGGATGAACGGGTCCCCCTACTTATGTTTATCAGCGTTCCCGGCATCTTCTGTCAGAAAAACCGGCTCCCCGTCTTTAATGGTATATGGAACCGAAAAAGCAGGGACAAACGGACTATCTTCCACCAGTATGCTTCTGATATCGTCCCCATACTCGAAATCGTATTCCCCGGATTGAAGCTTCCTGTTCAGGTCAATCCGATAATCAACGAATACTTCACCTTTGTTATCAATAATCAGCGGCAGGAAACTGTCCGAAAATGGGCTTGGCACCTTTGGAGGACTGCTGTATCCCAGTTTTTCATAATCCAGCGTATAACGGCCGTTGGCAAGTACTTCGCTGAACGGCGGATAGCCGTGCTTTTTCCGGTGCAAATTGAGATTGACCTTAAGCTCCCGTATATATTCCGCGGTCTGTAAATCTATGAGCTTCACTTCAGGATCTGTCTCAACATTTATCAACACGTATTGATAAATGCCTCCGCTTTCAAAAGAATTACCGGGTGCGTCCTGCATATAGGCAGGAATAAGCTTGTTGAAGTCAATCGGATACTTCCGGTACACCGGAGTCGACATGTCCCTTGTTTTAATTGGAAGAAGGCCGTTCTCCGTTTCCCTGTATTGATCCACCGCCTTTTGCACCGCTGCCAGCTGGTCCTCATACGGAACCCGGTTTCCTGCACGTTCTTCTTCGGGATAAAGACATCCGCTTAACATCGCTGTAGATAACAACATTATCAGTAAAAGTGCAAATCTCATCATGCTACCATCCTTCTATTCAGGCACCGGTCCGCTGAAGACGACAAAAATCATGACAATCCCAGCTAAAAAGACCAGCACATATGCTATAAATGATACAACAAATCGGAATACCCCTTTTAGTTTAGTCCTGCTGATAAGTATCAGCACAACGGATATGAACATGGCGAATATTGCGCCGAGTGAAAACCACATCTTCAGTAATGCAATTGACATTAACCTCTTCCTT encodes:
- a CDS encoding DUF2768 domain-containing protein, yielding MSIALLKMWFSLGAIFAMFISVVLILISRTKLKGVFRFVVSFIAYVLVFLAGIVMIFVVFSGPVPE